One window of Pirellulales bacterium genomic DNA carries:
- a CDS encoding ATP-dependent Clp protease adaptor ClpS, whose protein sequence is MSSQAAVEEPIAEIVEERKARQDKKPKRQPRYNVILWNDDDHSYPYVMVMLQELFGHKLEMGYQLATEVDTAGRAVVLTTTREHAELKRDQIHAYGKDDLIANCQGSMSASIEPIEEE, encoded by the coding sequence GTGTCGAGCCAAGCCGCTGTCGAAGAGCCGATCGCTGAAATCGTCGAAGAGCGCAAAGCGCGGCAGGACAAAAAGCCGAAACGCCAGCCCCGCTATAACGTGATTCTATGGAACGACGATGATCATTCGTATCCCTACGTGATGGTCATGTTGCAGGAGCTTTTCGGACACAAACTGGAAATGGGTTACCAGTTGGCTACCGAGGTCGATACCGCCGGGCGGGCCGTGGTGCTCACGACCACGCGCGAGCACGCGGAATTGAAGCGCGACCAAATTCACGCTTATGGTAAAGACGACCTGATCGCGAATTGTCAGGGGTCGATGTCGGCTTCGATCGAGCCTATCGAAGAAGAATGA
- the lpxC gene encoding UDP-3-O-acyl-N-acetylglucosamine deacetylase, giving the protein MYIQRQQRTIEKNATVEGFGYWSGKDVRVEFRPAAPDTGVVFVRHDLPKPQRIQAHVAQRVETPRRTTLRAGTASVEMVEHIMAALAGLRIDNCEVWVNTVEMPGCDGSSQPFVEALSAAGAVTQNALRTALVVREVTRLGDIDSWIEARPSAGPGMSIKFRIDYGSGNAIGRQTLTMPITPDSFCRELAPSRTFMLKSEADWLVAQGLGRRASTKDLLIFDGDGPIDNELRFRDECVRHKALDLVGDLALAGCDLIGHFVAHRSGHRLNAELVRVLLQEGDMLVAHRRSA; this is encoded by the coding sequence ATGTACATCCAACGACAGCAACGTACGATCGAAAAAAACGCGACGGTTGAAGGCTTCGGTTATTGGAGCGGCAAGGACGTTCGGGTCGAATTCCGCCCGGCCGCTCCTGACACCGGAGTGGTGTTCGTCCGCCACGACCTGCCGAAGCCGCAACGAATCCAGGCCCACGTCGCTCAGCGCGTCGAGACTCCTCGTCGCACGACGCTTCGCGCCGGCACGGCGAGCGTCGAGATGGTCGAGCACATCATGGCCGCCTTGGCCGGATTACGAATCGACAACTGCGAAGTGTGGGTCAACACGGTCGAGATGCCGGGCTGCGACGGCTCGAGCCAGCCCTTCGTCGAGGCACTTTCGGCAGCGGGCGCGGTGACACAAAATGCATTGCGTACGGCGCTAGTCGTACGCGAGGTGACGCGGCTGGGCGATATCGACAGTTGGATCGAGGCTAGGCCGTCGGCCGGGCCAGGCATGTCGATTAAGTTCCGCATTGACTACGGTTCGGGGAATGCCATCGGACGCCAAACGCTGACGATGCCCATTACTCCCGATTCGTTTTGTCGCGAACTGGCCCCCAGCCGAACGTTCATGCTCAAGAGCGAGGCTGATTGGCTCGTGGCGCAGGGGCTAGGGCGCCGCGCTTCGACCAAGGACTTGCTAATCTTCGACGGCGACGGGCCGATCGACAACGAACTGCGTTTTCGCGACGAATGCGTACGCCATAAGGCGTTAGACCTGGTTGGCGATTTGGCCTTGGCCGGCTGCGATTTGATCGGGCACTTCGTGGCCCATCGTAGCGGGCACCGGTTGAATGCCGAATTGGTACGCGTGCTGTTGCAAGAGGGTGACATGCTGGTGGCGCATCGTCGTTCGGCGTAA
- the mtaB gene encoding tRNA (N(6)-L-threonylcarbamoyladenosine(37)-C(2))-methylthiotransferase MtaB, whose protein sequence is MPTLRTATLGCKVNQYETQYVREGLQGIGYREANGDEPADLCIVNTCTVTAEGDAKSRQIIRQLARRNPGTRIVVMGCYATRAPEEVASLPAVSEVLTDKRELPDLLGRFGIVDVPTGISGLDGRQRAYVKVQDGCLLNCTFCIIPKVRPELASRPPEQIVAEIERLIGNGYREVVLTGIHLGHYGIEHNRGRPKDQWLRLSHLLERIIRLPGDFRVRLSSIEATEITRELIRVMADHPDRICPHLHVSMQSGSDRILRRMHRRWGARRLVDRCLLVRESLAQPALTTDVIVGFPGETDADFADTCSVLEEIGCSKIHIFPFSARRTTPAAEMSDQVAPAVKAARANELSVHADRLRDRYYHSLRGRSLQVLVEPRAAARPGFRLGTSCRYAPVEVPIEGTRVRDFVTVIAGDVVDGCIRTHDHRPGRT, encoded by the coding sequence ATGCCCACGCTGCGAACCGCGACGCTCGGCTGTAAAGTCAATCAGTACGAAACGCAGTACGTGCGCGAGGGGTTGCAAGGGATCGGCTACCGCGAAGCGAACGGCGACGAGCCGGCCGACCTGTGCATCGTCAACACCTGCACGGTCACTGCCGAAGGAGACGCCAAGAGCAGGCAAATCATCCGGCAGCTCGCCCGTCGTAACCCCGGCACGCGCATCGTCGTGATGGGCTGCTATGCAACTCGCGCTCCGGAGGAAGTTGCCTCGCTACCCGCCGTCAGCGAAGTTTTAACCGATAAGCGCGAATTGCCCGACCTATTGGGTCGCTTCGGCATTGTCGACGTGCCAACCGGAATATCGGGGCTCGATGGCCGGCAGCGCGCCTATGTGAAAGTGCAAGACGGCTGCCTGCTGAACTGTACGTTTTGCATCATTCCCAAAGTGCGACCGGAATTGGCCAGCCGTCCACCGGAGCAGATCGTCGCCGAGATCGAGCGACTGATCGGTAACGGCTATCGCGAGGTCGTACTGACCGGCATTCACCTGGGGCATTACGGCATCGAGCACAATCGCGGCCGGCCGAAAGACCAGTGGTTGCGACTGTCGCATTTGCTCGAACGCATCATACGCCTACCGGGTGACTTTCGCGTGCGGCTATCCAGCATCGAGGCTACAGAAATCACGCGCGAGTTGATCCGCGTCATGGCGGACCATCCCGACCGAATTTGTCCGCACCTGCACGTATCCATGCAGAGTGGATCGGACCGGATTCTGCGCCGTATGCACCGTCGTTGGGGAGCCCGACGATTGGTGGATCGTTGTCTGTTGGTGCGAGAATCACTCGCACAGCCGGCTTTGACGACCGATGTGATCGTTGGTTTTCCGGGCGAAACGGATGCGGACTTCGCTGATACGTGCTCTGTATTGGAAGAAATCGGCTGTTCGAAAATCCACATCTTTCCGTTCAGCGCTCGTCGTACGACGCCAGCCGCCGAAATGTCAGATCAGGTCGCGCCGGCTGTCAAAGCGGCGCGTGCCAATGAGCTGTCGGTGCATGCCGATCGTTTGCGCGACCGCTACTATCACAGCCTGCGCGGGCGAAGTCTGCAGGTGCTGGTCGAACCGCGTGCCGCGGCGCGCCCCGGATTCCGGCTGGGCACCTCGTGCCGGTATGCCCCCGTTGAAGTGCCCATCGAAGGGACGCGCGTTCGCGACTTCGTCACCGTGATTGCAGGGGACGTCGTCGATGGCTGCATTCGCACTCATGATCACCGTCCAGGCAGGACCTAA
- the lpxA gene encoding acyl-ACP--UDP-N-acetylglucosamine O-acyltransferase → MATYVSEHVAIDARAEIDIDVEIGPFCVIGPHVRIGRGTRLENNVTIMGHVTIGQNNHIYPGVVIGGEPQDISYRGSDTQVVIGDSNCIREGVTINRATEKESGVTSVGNHNFFMACSHVAHDCRLGDHIIMANATLLGGHVHVHDYASISGGVGVHHYATIGSYSFVAGMSRVLHDVPPYMLVDGHPTRPRCINVVALKRKDFSQESIDSLAEAHRLLFRAKVGLEHAREILRGNNLVSPEVANLLSFVEQQQEGKHGRARERRRAA, encoded by the coding sequence ATGGCAACTTATGTTTCGGAACACGTCGCGATCGATGCACGCGCGGAAATCGACATCGACGTAGAAATCGGGCCCTTCTGCGTGATCGGCCCTCACGTCCGCATCGGTCGCGGTACCCGGCTCGAGAATAACGTGACCATCATGGGGCACGTTACAATCGGCCAGAATAACCATATCTATCCTGGCGTCGTCATCGGCGGCGAGCCACAGGATATCAGTTATCGCGGCAGCGATACGCAAGTCGTTATCGGCGACTCGAACTGCATCCGCGAGGGGGTCACGATCAACCGCGCCACCGAAAAAGAAAGTGGCGTTACGTCGGTCGGCAACCATAATTTCTTCATGGCCTGCTCGCACGTGGCGCACGATTGCCGCCTGGGCGACCATATCATCATGGCCAATGCCACGTTGCTGGGTGGGCATGTGCATGTTCATGATTACGCTTCCATCTCGGGTGGCGTAGGGGTTCATCACTACGCCACGATCGGGTCGTATAGCTTTGTTGCCGGCATGAGCCGCGTGTTGCACGACGTGCCCCCCTACATGCTTGTCGACGGCCATCCGACTCGGCCGCGCTGCATCAACGTGGTCGCGCTCAAACGCAAGGACTTCTCGCAGGAATCGATCGACAGCCTGGCCGAGGCGCATCGACTGTTGTTCCGCGCTAAGGTAGGCCTCGAGCACGCCCGCGAAATCCTTCGCGGCAACAATCTGGTTTCGCCCGAGGTCGCGAATCTGCTCAGCTTCGTCGAGCAGCAGCAAGAAGGAAAACACGGCCGCGCTCGTGAGCGCAGGAGAGCTGCTTGA
- a CDS encoding OmpH family outer membrane protein, which yields MADSLCRGSFAALFTALTIATVAVGQQQPPQAPSQQPLRPSQPAGAPAGAPGGAPAHHAAGQAAGGPTGGVALIDLPYVLKNHGGFNHRLEELRHEAEAAENALKASRDSIQKLMVQLDDLNRGSPDFKKLEEEITKRQASLSVDVNITKKKFQEAEAKIYYEVYQAILAEVRYYAEANRITLVLKFNGDEANKDNPEEIMREMQKMVLYYSPAVDITPIILDRMKGQQPRGAAGANPAAQRPGVQPRRQ from the coding sequence GTGGCTGACTCACTTTGCCGAGGTTCGTTCGCGGCTCTCTTCACGGCGCTGACCATCGCCACCGTGGCTGTTGGCCAGCAACAACCGCCACAGGCGCCCTCGCAGCAGCCCTTGCGTCCATCGCAGCCGGCCGGCGCACCGGCGGGAGCTCCGGGAGGCGCGCCCGCACATCATGCCGCTGGTCAAGCTGCCGGCGGACCGACGGGTGGCGTGGCCCTGATCGACCTGCCCTATGTTTTGAAGAATCACGGCGGATTCAATCACCGCCTGGAAGAGCTTCGCCATGAGGCCGAAGCCGCCGAAAACGCACTCAAGGCCAGTCGCGACTCGATTCAAAAGCTGATGGTTCAGCTCGACGATCTAAATCGTGGCAGCCCCGACTTCAAGAAGCTCGAAGAAGAAATCACCAAGCGCCAGGCCAGCCTGAGCGTGGACGTGAATATCACCAAGAAGAAATTCCAAGAGGCCGAGGCCAAGATCTACTACGAGGTCTATCAGGCGATCCTCGCTGAGGTTCGTTATTACGCCGAAGCCAATCGCATTACGCTGGTCCTGAAATTCAACGGCGACGAAGCGAACAAGGACAATCCGGAAGAGATCATGCGTGAAATGCAGAAAATGGTGCTGTATTACAGCCCGGCCGTTGACATCACGCCGATCATTCTCGATCGGATGAAGGGTCAGCAGCCGCGCGGCGCCGCGGGTGCGAATCCGGCAGCACAGCGGCCAGGCGTGCAGCCACGCCGTCAATAA
- a CDS encoding DUF4339 domain-containing protein produces MGIRFECVHCGHILHVKDFLAGKRGICPHCQGKIEIPHGSTIQAGPDEGGPVAVELRNVIDDQATREMGPGSFNSPHATAGMAGSREAMPNAITNAAPAYMPPNVASPQQPMGATGPAPGDSSGDAGLSQWYVLPPGSMTKYGPAQGDLIRSWVEEGRVAADALVWREGWPQWRPAASVFPQLAQAAPAVPSVPTTPAVRPHVVATTDSDVNTAMGPAVELSIDDPVTSTPQRSTKYGPKRAPSGKRMRQQQSLIIGLLVTLIVILLPLFIYVLLNQ; encoded by the coding sequence ATGGGAATCAGATTCGAATGCGTTCATTGCGGGCATATCCTGCATGTCAAGGATTTCCTGGCCGGCAAGCGTGGCATCTGTCCGCATTGCCAGGGGAAGATCGAAATTCCGCACGGCTCGACCATCCAAGCCGGCCCTGACGAAGGCGGCCCTGTCGCGGTGGAATTGCGTAACGTAATCGACGATCAGGCCACACGCGAAATGGGACCGGGAAGCTTCAATAGCCCTCACGCGACAGCGGGGATGGCCGGATCACGCGAAGCGATGCCGAATGCGATCACAAACGCTGCACCAGCGTACATGCCGCCGAACGTAGCATCGCCACAGCAACCGATGGGCGCGACTGGTCCGGCGCCCGGTGACTCGTCGGGCGACGCGGGCCTTTCGCAATGGTACGTGTTGCCGCCCGGCTCGATGACGAAGTATGGGCCGGCGCAGGGGGATCTCATACGCTCGTGGGTCGAAGAGGGACGCGTAGCGGCGGACGCGCTCGTATGGCGCGAAGGTTGGCCGCAATGGCGCCCCGCGGCCTCGGTTTTCCCGCAACTGGCACAAGCCGCTCCCGCCGTGCCCAGCGTGCCAACGACACCGGCCGTAAGACCGCACGTCGTGGCAACGACAGATAGCGATGTTAACACAGCGATGGGACCAGCGGTCGAGCTGAGCATCGATGATCCGGTGACCAGCACGCCGCAGCGCAGCACAAAGTATGGACCAAAACGTGCTCCGAGCGGCAAGCGAATGCGTCAACAGCAGAGCCTGATCATCGGACTGCTGGTGACGCTGATCGTTATCTTGCTGCCGCTGTTTATCTACGTCCTGTTGAATCAGTAG
- a CDS encoding Gfo/Idh/MocA family oxidoreductase, translated as MKPVNVAVVGVGHLGRIHARIISGLPEFHLVGLVDPVPENLSQATNDFHAPGFRDPRELPDGIDAAIIATPTRFHHQVATELMARGMHLLIEKPLASTYPEACELVDLSHEQGVVLQVGHVERFNPAFGAALPHLTAPKYVTAVRRSGFSFRSTDIGVVLDLMIHDIDLVLSLVRSPLRNVEALGLSLFGRHEDVANARLAFENGCIAELSASRASRLPARTMDIWSSRAMASLDFTSRTVALVRPSEAIVRREVDIERMSPADRTALKDRLLVDHLPIEQMTIEPRDAITAELKDFAESITTGRAPQVTGEAGRDAVDVAERILAKMARHAWDGTPDGPVGPHVAPTRQIIPGPHWGRKPATSPIERREAG; from the coding sequence TTGAAACCGGTCAATGTGGCCGTGGTCGGCGTCGGACATCTCGGACGAATCCACGCTCGAATTATCTCGGGCCTGCCCGAGTTCCATCTCGTCGGGCTTGTCGACCCGGTGCCTGAGAATCTGTCCCAGGCGACAAACGATTTTCACGCCCCCGGCTTTCGCGATCCGCGCGAGTTGCCCGACGGCATCGACGCGGCGATCATTGCCACGCCCACTCGCTTTCACCACCAGGTGGCGACCGAGTTGATGGCCCGCGGCATGCATCTGCTGATCGAAAAGCCCTTGGCCAGCACGTACCCCGAAGCATGTGAACTGGTCGACCTCTCTCACGAGCAGGGCGTCGTGCTGCAAGTCGGCCATGTGGAACGCTTCAATCCGGCCTTTGGTGCCGCTCTACCGCATCTAACCGCGCCCAAGTACGTCACGGCCGTGCGCCGTTCGGGCTTCTCCTTTCGCTCGACAGATATCGGCGTCGTATTGGATCTGATGATTCATGACATCGACCTGGTGCTGTCCTTGGTCCGTTCGCCGTTACGGAATGTCGAGGCGCTGGGCCTGTCGCTTTTCGGACGGCATGAAGATGTCGCCAACGCGCGGCTAGCCTTCGAGAATGGCTGTATTGCCGAGCTGAGCGCATCTCGCGCCAGCCGGCTGCCCGCGCGAACGATGGATATCTGGTCATCGCGAGCGATGGCGAGCCTTGATTTCACGTCGCGCACCGTGGCGCTCGTGCGTCCCAGCGAGGCGATCGTGCGGCGCGAGGTCGACATCGAACGAATGTCGCCTGCTGATCGCACGGCACTCAAAGATCGGCTGCTTGTTGATCATTTGCCCATCGAACAAATGACAATCGAGCCGCGCGACGCCATAACCGCCGAGCTCAAGGATTTCGCCGAGAGCATTACGACAGGCCGCGCGCCGCAAGTCACGGGCGAGGCAGGGCGCGATGCCGTGGACGTCGCGGAGCGCATCCTCGCAAAGATGGCGCGGCACGCCTGGGATGGCACGCCGGACGGACCTGTCGGGCCGCACGTCGCTCCCACGCGGCAAATCATTCCGGGCCCGCATTGGGGACGGAAGCCGGCCACATCGCCGATCGAACGGCGCGAAGCGGGCTAA